The genomic segment CTTAGCTGATGGAAAGAAATCCTTTAGTCTGTCATAGACTTGATGGTCAGAGATGTTATGAATGATGTCACATGGGAATGTTAGCGGGTCACATCTGAACAGGACTGTCGTTGGGAACCCTAGTCTACGTCCCAAATGCCATCCTATTCcatttacagtgcactacttttgacctgtccaaatagggaatagggtaacaTTAGAGATGACCTTGACttgttcctcagcaacaggtTTAAATGTCCTCTTGCAGTCCTCTTCCCAGAGGCCCTAGCAGCAGAGTCCCACCACTTCCTGGAGTtcccagtagcagcagcagggTTTTACCGTCGGGTCGTACCCAGAGTAGACTGAGCCAGCACTCCAGCCACAAGATGGCGTCCTCCTCCCAGAAGAGTAAACACACCCCTGCCATCATCAAGGGCCATCGCCACTTAAGCTACGGAGGATCCGTTCCACCGGAGTAAGATTATCATTAGGACCATGACTTTTTAATGGCGGAAACTTCTGATTTACTTGAACCCTTCTGAGTATCAAGCATTCAGTAGCATTCAGAAAATTATCTCTCAAAATaatataaacatttttttaaactatcCCAAGTGTGAGCCAAAGTCATTGATCTTGAGTAATTGTGAGATTGTGGATTGATTGAAAATGTACTAACCATTTTCTCCTTTGAAATGTCAACATTCACCTACCAAGGGTATGCTGTATTTGTTGggtttgtgttccaaatggcaccctatacccctacactgtgcactccttttgaccagtagtgcactctatagggaatagggtgccatttgagaggcaACTGAGGGTTCTTCTCCTTTAATGTCTTCACAGGAACATCACCATTCAACAGTTTTATGACCTTACACCTACCAAGAAAAGTAACGTCCGCCTCAACGACCAGCTGTAGGTTGCCTTTTACATATAAtaatgtgtgtcccaaatggcaccctattcctgatGTGGTGCACTAttgttgaccagggctcatatggttgtggtcaaagtagtgcactataaagggaagagggtgccatttgggatgaactgCTATAGTTCATCACTTGACCATGGCTGAAATCCTTTTTACACCAATATAATGTTCATATTGATTATCTTCTTATTTGACAAACATTTATTTTCAGTATACCAAAACCAACAGACATCAACATCGGGTAAGTACTCATTCTGTGATCTAGATCAGTTTCTCATTCTCAATTGTTACAGTACGACTGGAATATCCTTCAACCACAGGgctcttcaaccctgttcctgaagagataccatcctgtaggttttaactccaaccctgttcctggagagataccatcctgtaggttttaactccaaccctgttcctggagagataccatcctgtaggttttaactccaaccctgttcctggagagataccatcctgtaggttttaactccaaccctgttcctggagagataccatcctgtaggttttaactccaaccctgttcctggagagataccatcctgtaggttataactccaaccctgttcctggagagataccctcctgtaggttttatctccaaccctgttcctggagagataccatcctgtaggttataactccaaccctgttcctgaagagataccatcctgtaggttttccctccaaccctaatctagcacacctaattctaataattagctggttgataagctgaatcaggtcagttacaactggggttggtgttaacctacaggagggtagctctccaggaacagggttggagttaaaacctacaggagggtaactctccaggaacagggttggagacccCAGTTCTACAGAAACTTCTTATATACAGTTGGTCTCTGCTTCCTTTATTGTtatgccctcccctcaacagtaAGATCATTATAAAATGTATAGGATTAATATCCGTCTAACTGCTTACTGTATATGAAATGTTGTCTCTGTCCTTTATTGCTCTGCCCTCCCAACAGAGAGTGGAGAAAGGACACAGTTTATAGTGCTAATATCATTTTACACTGACTGCTTCAATACAGTTGTACTGGCTGTCCTCCCTTCACTGctttgccctccctccctccctacagagagataatgatacagttgtaatgGCTGTCCTTCCTTCACTGctttgccctccctccctccctccctacagagagataatgatacagttgtaatgGCTGTCCTTCCTTCACTGctttgccctccctccctccctacagagagataatgatacagttgtaatgtcTGTCCTTCCTTCACTGctttgccctccctccctccctacagagagataatgatacagttgtaatgtcTGTCCTTCCTTCACTGctttgccctccctccctccctccctacagagAGATAATGATAAAGGTTCCAATTCCAAAAGAACATCCGTATCAGGCCCACATCTCCCGCTTCGCCCTGTTCCCAACGTTCCGCTCACCAGACGACCCCGACACAGGCGTGAGAGCTGCGTCCCTACGACCCCTGAACCCCCTCGTCCCGTCCTCTGCTCCAGAGGTCACCGTGCTGAGAAAGACAAAAGGTGGTGTGCGTGTGCaaactgcatgtgtgtgtgtgtgtgtgtgtctgcgtgcttGCCCGTATAAGGtcgcacacacaagcacaagcCTCATTCCCAGATGAAGTGTCTTGTCTTCAATCCCAGGAGGTCCTTATCGTCATGAGGTACTGGAGGCACCCATGACAACCAGGAAGAAAACCATCTCATGGCCAGGACAGCATGGCTTCCTGGATGTGAGTAGCTACAGTACAGTCATTTAGCACAGCCAGGTTTCCCTCTCACTGTACACAGAAACATGTGCGTCCCAAAATAGCACACTATTCCCCATAGAGTGCACTGCATAGGGCATCGAGTGCTATTTGGGAGGCAGAATATGATCCTTAATGTTATAGTTCATCTCATCTGACCAGTGAAGCCCAATTCCTTAATGGTAGTCTATTCCTTAATAGTACCCTATTCCAGGGCCCtgctcagaagtagtgcacttttaagggaatagggtgccattcgggaaaCAACCTAAGGAAGAAGGTCATATGCACACTACATCTGTTCCCGACACCTGTGTCCTGTGtcacctttgtctctctctcagcaccccaAGCCAGTTAATGGCGAGGCCCAGACCCAGGTATTCTACCCTAAGTCCCAGaagacagtgtttcccaaccccaCATTGCGTGACTGGGACGTCACGCTGTCTGAACGAACAGCCAACATGCTCCGCAACGTGGAGAAGTCCCACTGGGTCACCTCATACCAGCTTCACTACACAGGTATAGAGAGCAGAGCCCCGAACACGCAGGCTGTATCCCAACAGgcttcctattccctatgtagtccatacggctctggtcaaaagatgTGTCCtctataggggacagggtgccatttgagacgctaCTAGAGACATGGGGGAATACCCAGACTAGTTGGACCAGGAAACTGGCAGCCCGCGGATCAATTGAACAATTATTATTGTAGATGTTTTTAGGAACTCAGTCAGGGTCTCAACCTCCTGTTAAGAGTTAGactagtagaatacacaaggtgcacgTTTTGATATTTGGTTGAGGATCAGCAGTTTCTctacagtcactcaattagccccaTGTCCGCTATCATTGTTTAGATGGGTTAGATTAGATGAGTTAGTCtcgccagctatctaaactataGTAATCATGGTGGAATCACCGACCGACGGCCCATTGATCTGGttagtctcactcagatatcatattcaaTATGACAAGCATGTCATGTGTTTTTACTCCAGGCTCTGGGCCTACTAATCCCTGGAGGTTGGATGACTACCATGAGAACACCGTTGACATGATCACTGGGAAGATAACTCCCTACACAACACAGCTGGTATGTACAAGTAACACAGGAAACGCCTGAATATACAGTGCTGTTGTAATATTCCTACATTTAACTGCTTCGAGAATATCACATTATTAGCCTCCAAACCTTCTTTAACTTCCCCAACTACCATAGAAATAGTTTTAGGCTGCTTAAAAAAACAGTTTTTCTTCAGTATCACTTTACTCTGATGACTGAACGAGACAAACCTCCTAACAAACCAGTGCTTGTCTCTCTCAGAGGGAGCGATCCCACCCCGTCCTGCTGCCCCCTAAACCACGAGACGGGCGCAAGGCCAGAATACGCCAGGGCCGTCATAAGGTGGAGAGCACCTACCGCCCTCCTGTCACTGCCCCAGCAGCAGAGTCCCACAGCACAGACCAGACTTCCTCACATAATCACCCTGCTGGGCCTCTGGGAACTATGTCTGGTCACCAAAGTCATCAGGAGATAAAGGGGAACCCTTCTATTCAGGACGGCCATCCCAACAACAGCCACGGCCACTCAGAGCTCAGTCTAGCCAGGCCTGGGGCTGGAGCTGTGTCTGTGCCGGAGCCTGCTCAGATGTCTGGCTATGTGTTCCCTGGTCACCACCTTCAAGATCAAGGCTCCAGGTGTGAGAGGtgtggggaggagaggtgtgagtGCCAGGTCAAGGAGGTCAGAGAAGGGCTCTATCACCCAGGGCCAGGGGCATCAGACCTCCAGCAGAGCAGCCAGGCTCCTAGAGCCTCCCTGGAGAaggtcacagacacagagagctcTCTGGCCTTGTACAGCTGCCAGCTGCCCCATTCTCCCCTGAATGAGACCACAGAGGTCACCAAAGAGAATAACACCCAGAGAGAGGTATGGTACGAGGACGTTCCTAGCAGCAAGAAGCAGAGCTACACAGCATCAGGGGGTAGGGTGTTCAGCCTGAGCCAGCCAGCTCCAGCATTGGCTACTAACAACACAGGGGCGGCATATGAATCTGAGACAGAGCTGTCTGCTGCTGATCTGGTCTCTCCCAACATCCGTAACTGGTGTTCAGGTGGGAATGTAGTTCTGGGTTCTGAGATGACTGTCAATCAGACCCTTGAAGAACAGGATTGGGAGTGGCAGAACAGAGAGATCCCCGTCCCACGCAGTATCTCCAACCCCTGTATCCAACCCCGTCCACATGCCCTGCCTTCCACCCACCCAGGGGAGAGGGGCCGGTGCCAGCTGGCCCTGTTGGAGCTCCAGGACTCCTTCAGTAAGTCAGAGGTCCACCGTCTCTTCCACAGCTCCCTCCAGGGGGGCGCGGTCCACCTGCAAGACAATGTACACACCGGGAGAAAGCACCGCTTCTACGGCTTCAACTCCTTCTATTTCCACAACTGAGCACTGTATTGTAGACCTACCACTATGCCCACAGTCTGTAGGGAGTGGAAGACATCAGAGGGCTTAGTGAGTTGAATGGGTCTACGGTCTACAACGTTCTCTCTTCATGATGGGAAATCCAACCATATACTGTCGCTTACTCAAAGCTACTGACATGTTTTGCTTATGATGTCTGTCTTATCATGTCTGTCTTATCATGTCTGTCTTATCATGTCTGTCTTATCTTGTCTGCCTTATCATGTCTATCTTATCATGTCTGTCTTATCATGTCTATCTTATCATGTCTATCTTATGATGTCTATCTTATCATGTCTGTCTTATCATGTCTGTCTTATCATGTCTGTCTTATCATGTCTGTCTTATCATGTCTGTCTTATCTTGTCTGCCTTATCATGTCTATCTTATCATGTCTGTCTTATCATGTCTGTCTTATCTTGTCTGTCTTATCATGTCTGTCTTATCATGTCTATCTTATCATGTCTATCTTAT from the Oncorhynchus gorbuscha isolate QuinsamMale2020 ecotype Even-year unplaced genomic scaffold, OgorEven_v1.0 Un_scaffold_1094, whole genome shotgun sequence genome contains:
- the LOC124021233 gene encoding uncharacterized protein LOC124021233 yields the protein MASSSQKSKHTPAIIKGHRHLSYGGSVPPENITIQQFYDLTPTKKSNVRLNDQLIPKPTDINIGEIMIKVPIPKEHPYQAHISRFALFPTFRSPDDPDTGVRAASLRPLNPLVPSSAPEVTVLRKTKGGPYRHEVLEAPMTTRKKTISWPGQHGFLDHPKPVNGEAQTQVFYPKSQKTVFPNPTLRDWDVTLSERTANMLRNVEKSHWVTSYQLHYTGSGPTNPWRLDDYHENTVDMITGKITPYTTQLRERSHPVLLPPKPRDGRKARIRQGRHKVESTYRPPVTAPAAESHSTDQTSSHNHPAGPLGTMSGHQSHQEIKGNPSIQDGHPNNSHGHSELSLARPGAGAVSVPEPAQMSGYVFPGHHLQDQGSRCERCGEERCECQVKEVREGLYHPGPGASDLQQSSQAPRASLEKVTDTESSLALYSCQLPHSPLNETTEVTKENNTQREVWYEDVPSSKKQSYTASGGRVFSLSQPAPALATNNTGAAYESETELSAADLVSPNIRNWCSGGNVVLGSEMTVNQTLEEQDWEWQNREIPVPRSISNPCIQPRPHALPSTHPGERGRCQLALLELQDSFSKSEVHRLFHSSLQGGAVHLQDNVHTGRKHRFYGFNSFYFHN